Part of the Sphingomonas sanxanigenens DSM 19645 = NX02 genome is shown below.
CCTTGGTCAACGATTTCACCTCGAAGCCTCCTTTCGTCGTCATGCGCCGCACCGCCAGCGAGTGGGCGCCTTGCACGCTAGGAGGTGTGGCCGTACAGCCCACTCAGCAAGTACATACCGTGAGGTAAGTAATGGAGAATTCGCGTGCCTTCCGCGAACTGCAGTGCGACGTGTTCCTTGCTGATTGCTCGGCACGGAAGGTACTGGCGCTCTTGGCTGAAAAATGGACGCTGCTCGTTATCCACGCGCTTAGCGAGCGTTCGTATCGCACCGCCGAGCTGCGCCGGCGCATCGGCGGCGTATCGGAGAAGATGCTGATCCAGGCCCTGCGTCGCCTCGAGGAGTGTGGCTTGGTGGCGCGCACCAACTACTCTGAGGTGCCGCCGCGGGTCGAATATGCACTCACCTCGCTGGGCTACTCCCTCAGCAGCGTCGTGCGCGAGCTCGATCGCTGGATCGAGACGCACGCCTTTGAGATTGAAGACTGGGTCCAGCGGTCCGGCAGAGCAGCCTGATGGACTGGTGCACGCGCATCGGGTCGACGTCGGTACGCGTGCACAGCTCCGCCCCCTCTCAGACCCCCATCGTCGCGCGCGGATTCTCGTCATGACGCTGAGCCCAGGTGCGTGCGAACTCCTCAAGCTCGGCGTCTCCGGAAGGCAGATGCACCATCAGGCGGACCAGCTGATTGCCGCGTGAACCGTCCCGCCGGTGGAACCCCTTGCCCTTGATCCGTAGCGTGCGGCCCGAGCTCGATCCCTTAGGGATCGTCAGCAACACCGGTCCGTCGACGGTCGGGACCCGCACCTTGGCGCCGAGCACGGCTTCGTCCCAGCGCACCGGCAGGTCCAGCAATACATCGTCGCCTTCGCGCGCAAAGAATCGGTGCGGCTGAATTTCAAGGATGACGATCGCATCGCCAGCGCCTCCGGGACCATCCTCACCCTGCCCGCGAAGACGCAGCTGGGTGCCGGACTCGAAGCCTGCCGGCAGCTTGAGGTCGAGAGCCTTCCCACCCCCCAGGTCGATATGCTGCGGTCGCAGAGCCGCGGCATCCTCGAAGCTGACATTCAAACGATAGGCGACGTCCGCTCCGCGAGGGCGATACGAACCGTGCCGGCGCGCTCCACCCGCGGTCTCCCCGCGGCCGAACAAGTCGCCGAAGATGCTGGCGAAGTCGGCCTCGTCTCCGCTGAACTCGAAGGTTGTCGCGCCGCCATCGGCGCCCGCGCGGAAGCCGCCGCGCCGGGCGAAAGGACCGGCGCCATCGAAATCGAAGAAGCCGAAGGGAGCCTTCGGATTGCCGTCCTCGTCGATCTCGCCGCGATCGTAGCGCGCTCGTTTGTCCTTGTCGGTGAGCAGGTCGTAGGCCGCGGTCACGGCAGCGAAGCGTTCCGCCGCCCCCGGCTTATCCGCGTTACGGTCGGGATGATACTCCTTGGCGAGCTTGCGATATGCCTTCTTGATCGTGGCATCGTCGGCATCGCGCGGGACGTTCAGGGTTTGGTATGGATCCGCCATTCTATTCAGTCCCTGTGCCGGCCCCTCATCGCCTGCGATCGCCCCGCGCTGCAGATGAGATGGCAAATCGTTCCGTCAGAATCATCCGTTCGTCCCGAGCCCCCGCGGCTGCCATCGGAGCTAGACCGACCCACCATCGTTAGGCGGGCTCAACGGCCTAGCCACAGCGTCAGAGCATGAAGAATGCTCTTCGTCTCCTGCACGTCGCGAACGGCGACAGCATCGACTCCGACGGTGACGGCCGGATAGTCGTTGCCACCCGGGAAAATCGAATCGCCGAGGAAGACCATGTCTTCCAAAGGAACGCCGCTCTCCGCGGCGAGCTTGCGAAGCCCGAAACCTTTGTCGATTCCTGCCCGGGTGATGTCTATCGAGGTGGTGCCTCCGATATTGAC
Proteins encoded:
- a CDS encoding winged helix-turn-helix transcriptional regulator → MENSRAFRELQCDVFLADCSARKVLALLAEKWTLLVIHALSERSYRTAELRRRIGGVSEKMLIQALRRLEECGLVARTNYSEVPPRVEYALTSLGYSLSSVVRELDRWIETHAFEIEDWVQRSGRAA
- a CDS encoding DnaJ C-terminal domain-containing protein, producing MADPYQTLNVPRDADDATIKKAYRKLAKEYHPDRNADKPGAAERFAAVTAAYDLLTDKDKRARYDRGEIDEDGNPKAPFGFFDFDGAGPFARRGGFRAGADGGATTFEFSGDEADFASIFGDLFGRGETAGGARRHGSYRPRGADVAYRLNVSFEDAAALRPQHIDLGGGKALDLKLPAGFESGTQLRLRGQGEDGPGGAGDAIVILEIQPHRFFAREGDDVLLDLPVRWDEAVLGAKVRVPTVDGPVLLTIPKGSSSGRTLRIKGKGFHRRDGSRGNQLVRLMVHLPSGDAELEEFARTWAQRHDENPRATMGV